A genomic segment from Glycine max cultivar Williams 82 chromosome 1, Glycine_max_v4.0, whole genome shotgun sequence encodes:
- the LOC100803016 gene encoding LOW QUALITY PROTEIN: pentatricopeptide repeat-containing protein At1g71490 (The sequence of the model RefSeq protein was modified relative to this genomic sequence to represent the inferred CDS: inserted 2 bases in 1 codon), giving the protein MPYSSIPRHLFLSHLQKCIPKSWKQAPLKPLQNPILCADASMVGVLIASLKDFVTHGHLSNAFKTFFQIQHHAASSHLLLHPIGSLLSACTHFKSLSQGKQLHAHVISLGLDQNPILVSRLVNFYTNVNLLVDAQFVTESSNTLDPLHWNLLISAYVRNRFFVEALCVYKNMLNKKIEPDEYTYPSVLKACGESLDFNSGVEFHRSIEASSMEWSLFVHNALVSMYGKFGKLEVARHLFDNMPRRDSVSWNTIIRCYASRGMWKEAFQLFGSMQEEGVEMNVIIWNTIAGGCLHSGNFRGALQLISQMRTSIHLDAVAMVVGLSACSHIGAIKLGKEIHGHAVRTCFDVFDNVKNALITMYSRCRDLGHAFMLFHRTEEKGLITWNAMLSGYAHMDKSEEVTFLFREMLQKGMEPSYVTIASVLPLCARISNLQHGKEFHCYIMKHKQFEDXNALVDMYSWSGRVLEARKVFDSLTKRDEVTYTSMIFGYGMKGEGETVLKLFEEMCKLEIKPDHVTMVAVLTACSHSGLVAQGQSLFKRMINVHGIVPRLEHYACMVDLFGRAGLLNKAKEFITGMPYKPTSAMWATLIGACRIHGNTVMGEWAAGKLLEMMPDHSGYYVLIANMYAAAGCWSKLAEVRTYMRNLGVRKAPGFVGSEFSPFSVGDTSNPHASEIYPLMDGLNELMKDAGYVHSEELVSSEEDFEEMDIGGNVY; this is encoded by the exons ATGCCATATTCCTCAATACCCAGACACCTCTTCTTGTCTCACCTTCAGAAGTGCATCCCAAAATCATGGAAACAAGCCCCCCTAAAACCACTTCAAAACCCCATCTTATGTGCTGATGCATCTATGGTTGGTGTTCTCATTGCATCCCTCAAGGACTTTGTGACCCATGGCCACTTATCCAATGCATTCAAAACCTTCTTCCAAATACAGCACCATGCTGCTTCTTCCCACCTTCTGTTACACCCTATTGGCTCTCTCCTTTCGGCTTGCACCCATTTTAAGTCACTCTCACAGGGTAAGCAGCTTCATGCTCATGTCATCTCACTGGGTCTTGATCAAAACCCTATCTTGGTTTCAAGGCTTGTTAACTTTTACACAAATGTTAATCTCCTTGTTGATGCCCAATTTGTCACTGAGAGCTCTAATACTTTGGATCCTTTACATTGGAATCTGCTTATCTCGGCATATGTTAGAAATCGGTTCTTTGTGGAGGCTCTTTGTGTCTATAAGAATATGTTGAATAAGAAGATTGAACCAGATGAATACACTTATCCATCTGTTCTCAAGGCTTGTGGGGAATCATTGGATTTCAATTCTGGGGTGGAGTTTCACAGGTCTATTGAGGCTAGCTCCATGGAGTGGAGTTTGTTTGTGCACAATGCTTTGGTCTCCATGTATGGTAAGTTTGGGAAACTGGAGGTTGCACGTCACTTGTTTGATAATATGCCCCGTAGAGATTCTGTTTCTTGGAACACTATAATCCGCTGTTATGCGTCTAGGGGTATGTGGAAGGAAGCGTTTCAGCTATTTGGAAGCATGCAGGAGGAGGGTGTTGAAATGAATGTGATTATATGGAACACCATTGCTGGAGGGTGCTTGCATTCAGGCAATTTCAGAGGAGCACTTCAACTTATTTCTCAGATGAGAACATCCATTCATCTGGATGCTGTTGCAATGGTTGTTGGGTTAAGTGCTTGTTCTCACATTGGAGCCATTAAATTGGGAAAGGAGATTCACGGCCATGCCGTGCGAACTTGCTTTGATGTGTTTGACAACGTGAAAAATGCATTGATTACTATGTATTCCAGGTGTAGAGATCTTGGCCATGCATTTATGTTGTTTCATAGAACGGAAGAGAAAGGTTTGATCACTTGGAATGCCATGCTTTCTGGATATGCCCACATGGATAAATCCGAGGAAGTCACCTTCCTTTTTAGAGAGATGTTACAGAAGGGCATGGAACCCAGTTATGTGACCATTGCAAGTGTTCTTCCCCTTTGTGCCCGCATTTCAAATCTGCAGCATGGCAAAGAGTTTCATTGCTACATTATGAAGCACAAACAGTTTGAGGA TAATGCCCTGGTGGACATGTATTCATGGTCTGGCAGAGTTTTAGAAGCCAGAAAAGTGTTCGATTCATTGACCAAAAGAGATGAAGTTACATACACTTCTATGATTTTTGGATATGGTATGAAGGGTGAAGGAGAAACAGttttaaaactatttgaagagatGTGCAAGTTGGAGATTAAGCCGGATCATGTAACAATGGTTGCAGTTCTAACGGCTTGTAGTCATTCTGGTCTAGTAGCCCAAGGGCAATCTCTCTTTAAAAGGATGATAAATGTCCATGGGATAGTTCCACGGCTTGAGCACTATGCCTGCATGGTTGATCTGTTTGGGAGGGCTGGTCTTCTAAACAAAGCCAAGGAGTTTATCACAGGGATGCCATATAAGCCAACTTCGGCAATGTGGGCTACTCTTATAGGAGCGTGTCGAATCCATGGAAATACTGTGATGGGGGAATGGGCAGCAGGGAAATTGCTGGAAATGATGCCTGATCATTCAGGCTATTATGTGTTGATTGCCAATATGTATGCAGCTGCTGGTTGTTGGAGCAAACTAGCAGAGGTGAGGACTTATATGAGGAATTTGGGGGTGAGAAAGGCTCCTGGTTTTGTTGGCAGTGAGTTTTCTCCCTTTTCGGTTGGGGACACTTCCAACCCTCATGCTTCTGAGATTTACCCCTTGATGGATGGACTGAATGAGCTAATGAAAGATGCTGGTTATGTACATAGTGAGGAGTTAGTTTCATCGGAGGAAGATTTTGAGGAGATGGATATCGGAGGGAATGTATACTGA
- the LOC100789099 gene encoding peptidyl-prolyl cis-trans isomerase FKBP53 isoform X1, which translates to MGFWGIEVKPGKPCPYHADNVRGKLHVTQATLGIGSSSEKSILQCSSGHKSPVFLCSLLPDKVESCPLNLEFDADDLVAFSVVGSRSIHLSGYFADDDGDDLRDDYEYDSWGEDIEGTESEESSEYDSEDGYADDFIVDSDTDMYPSSPIPNSGVVIEEIMDDDKPKNGDDPTKKLKKKKHVAQLKEKDNKSSELPIVAKGDTDLVVESEDEDGFPISIAEKGVSVSKTEAEMKGEQARKKTEKANKKEKDVGHSASVKRKVDSADEDEPQDGKKKKKRNKLKDHIKGGSDHASDNSNEKKVTEPDEKHAEDVKTSTKLSDVSHAKDEDGGKLSNNEVLVEKKIKKKNKKKTKESEGEAAANQITTTAEKQNLSTEKKGKKQTETKPSQVRTFPNGLIIEEVFMGKPDGKKAAPGKKVSVKYIGKLQKDGKIFDSNVGRAPFKFRLGVGQVIKGWEVGINGMRIGDKRRITIPPSMGYADKRVGSIPPSSWLVFDVELVDVGR; encoded by the exons GGATTGAAGTGAAACCTGGCAAACCGTGTCCTTATCACGCTGACAATGTGCGAGGGAAGCTTCATGTTACTCAG GCTACTCTAGGCATTGGCTCATCATCGGAGAAAAGCATTCTTCAGTGCTCTTCTGGACACAAAAGTCCAGTTTTCTTGTGTTCATTGCTACCAGATAAGGTTGAGTCATGCCCTTTGAATCTTGAGTTTGACGCAGATGACTTAGTGGCATTCTCGGTTGTTGGCTCACGAAGCATCCACCTTTCAGGTTATTTTGCGGATGATGATGGGGATGATCTTAGGGATGACTATGAATA TGATTCATGGGGAGAGGATATTGAAGGAACTGAGTCAGAGGAGTCGTCTGAATATGATAGTGAAGATGGATATGCTGATGACTTTATTGTTGATAGTGATACTGACATGTACCCGTCTTCGCCAATCCCAAATAGTGGAG TTGTAATTGAGGAAATAATGGATGATGATAAACCCAAAAATGGAGATGATCCAactaagaaattaaagaaaaagaagcatgTAGCTCAGTTGAAAGAGAAAGACAACAAAAGTTCTGAGCTTCCAATTGTTGCTAAGGGTGATACTGACCTTGTTGTGGaaagtgaagatgaagatggCTTTCCAATTTCCATTGCAGAGAAAGGTGTGTCTGTCTCTAAGACAGAAGCAGAAATGAAAGGAGAACAAGCACgtaagaaaactgagaaagccaacaagaaggaaaaagatGTTGGTCATTCTGCTAGTGTAAAACGAAAAGTTGATAGTGCTGATGAAGATGAGCCTCAGGATGG gaaaaagaagaagaaaagaaacaagttgAAAGATCATATTAAAGGGGGAAGTGATCATGCATCTGACAATAGCAATGAGAAAAAGGTTACTGAACCAGATGAAAAACATGCCGAGGATGTTAAAACTTCAACCAAACTGAGTGATGTTTCTCATGCAAAGGATGAAGATGGTGGAAAGCTATCCAATAACGA GGTCCTTGTTGAGAAGAAaatcaagaagaaaaacaagaaaaagaccAAAGAGTCTGAAGGGGAAGCTGCCGCAAATCAAATTACTACAACTGCTGAAAAACAGAATTTGTCCACAGAGAAAAAGGGGAAGAAACAAACTGAAACCAAGCCATCACAAGTGAGAACTTTTCCAAATGGATTGATTATAGAGGAGGTGTTTATGGGTAAACCTGATGGCAAAAAAGCTGCTCCTGGAAAGAAG GTTAGTGTTAAATATATTGGCAAACTGCAAAAAGATGGGAAAATATTTGACTCAAATGTGGGAAGAGCACCCTTTAAATTTCGCCTGG GTGTAGGACAAGTCATCAAAGGGTGGGAGGTTGGGATCAATG ggatGAGAATTGGGGACAAACGAAGGATCACAATTCCACCGTCTATGGG ATACGCGGACAAACGCGTTGGCAGTATACCACCAAGTTCGTGGCTTGTATTTGATGTGGAGTTGGTTGATGTTGGTCGCTGA
- the LOC100789099 gene encoding peptidyl-prolyl cis-trans isomerase FKBP53 isoform X2 yields the protein MGIEVKPGKPCPYHADNVRGKLHVTQATLGIGSSSEKSILQCSSGHKSPVFLCSLLPDKVESCPLNLEFDADDLVAFSVVGSRSIHLSGYFADDDGDDLRDDYEYDSWGEDIEGTESEESSEYDSEDGYADDFIVDSDTDMYPSSPIPNSGVVIEEIMDDDKPKNGDDPTKKLKKKKHVAQLKEKDNKSSELPIVAKGDTDLVVESEDEDGFPISIAEKGVSVSKTEAEMKGEQARKKTEKANKKEKDVGHSASVKRKVDSADEDEPQDGKKKKKRNKLKDHIKGGSDHASDNSNEKKVTEPDEKHAEDVKTSTKLSDVSHAKDEDGGKLSNNEVLVEKKIKKKNKKKTKESEGEAAANQITTTAEKQNLSTEKKGKKQTETKPSQVRTFPNGLIIEEVFMGKPDGKKAAPGKKVSVKYIGKLQKDGKIFDSNVGRAPFKFRLGVGQVIKGWEVGINGMRIGDKRRITIPPSMGYADKRVGSIPPSSWLVFDVELVDVGR from the exons GGATTGAAGTGAAACCTGGCAAACCGTGTCCTTATCACGCTGACAATGTGCGAGGGAAGCTTCATGTTACTCAG GCTACTCTAGGCATTGGCTCATCATCGGAGAAAAGCATTCTTCAGTGCTCTTCTGGACACAAAAGTCCAGTTTTCTTGTGTTCATTGCTACCAGATAAGGTTGAGTCATGCCCTTTGAATCTTGAGTTTGACGCAGATGACTTAGTGGCATTCTCGGTTGTTGGCTCACGAAGCATCCACCTTTCAGGTTATTTTGCGGATGATGATGGGGATGATCTTAGGGATGACTATGAATA TGATTCATGGGGAGAGGATATTGAAGGAACTGAGTCAGAGGAGTCGTCTGAATATGATAGTGAAGATGGATATGCTGATGACTTTATTGTTGATAGTGATACTGACATGTACCCGTCTTCGCCAATCCCAAATAGTGGAG TTGTAATTGAGGAAATAATGGATGATGATAAACCCAAAAATGGAGATGATCCAactaagaaattaaagaaaaagaagcatgTAGCTCAGTTGAAAGAGAAAGACAACAAAAGTTCTGAGCTTCCAATTGTTGCTAAGGGTGATACTGACCTTGTTGTGGaaagtgaagatgaagatggCTTTCCAATTTCCATTGCAGAGAAAGGTGTGTCTGTCTCTAAGACAGAAGCAGAAATGAAAGGAGAACAAGCACgtaagaaaactgagaaagccaacaagaaggaaaaagatGTTGGTCATTCTGCTAGTGTAAAACGAAAAGTTGATAGTGCTGATGAAGATGAGCCTCAGGATGG gaaaaagaagaagaaaagaaacaagttgAAAGATCATATTAAAGGGGGAAGTGATCATGCATCTGACAATAGCAATGAGAAAAAGGTTACTGAACCAGATGAAAAACATGCCGAGGATGTTAAAACTTCAACCAAACTGAGTGATGTTTCTCATGCAAAGGATGAAGATGGTGGAAAGCTATCCAATAACGA GGTCCTTGTTGAGAAGAAaatcaagaagaaaaacaagaaaaagaccAAAGAGTCTGAAGGGGAAGCTGCCGCAAATCAAATTACTACAACTGCTGAAAAACAGAATTTGTCCACAGAGAAAAAGGGGAAGAAACAAACTGAAACCAAGCCATCACAAGTGAGAACTTTTCCAAATGGATTGATTATAGAGGAGGTGTTTATGGGTAAACCTGATGGCAAAAAAGCTGCTCCTGGAAAGAAG GTTAGTGTTAAATATATTGGCAAACTGCAAAAAGATGGGAAAATATTTGACTCAAATGTGGGAAGAGCACCCTTTAAATTTCGCCTGG GTGTAGGACAAGTCATCAAAGGGTGGGAGGTTGGGATCAATG ggatGAGAATTGGGGACAAACGAAGGATCACAATTCCACCGTCTATGGG ATACGCGGACAAACGCGTTGGCAGTATACCACCAAGTTCGTGGCTTGTATTTGATGTGGAGTTGGTTGATGTTGGTCGCTGA